The Panicum virgatum strain AP13 chromosome 5K, P.virgatum_v5, whole genome shotgun sequence genome has a window encoding:
- the LOC120708823 gene encoding uncharacterized protein LOC120708823 isoform X1, translating into MDAPGELQCVGRLEVAAPPPARYLRVGSLPVPTDSSASLPALLPSPSPTGAPRYQMLPLETDLNTLPMIPNIPEKVFPNDAKNTEGLRYDSGLVNQNLSKKCEALAVSGLAEYGDEIDVIAPADILKQIFKIPYSKAQVSIAVNRIGDTLILNTGPDVDEGEKIFRRQNNQPKGSDPSIFLNFAMHSVRAEACDCPPSHQPSQEKQTASAVLRGPFGCREGSFDSPPSSSFSTSPYLDQNDSKSRKGPHGTHESLYLGARKNKQKTKGSDPIKKTTRVGEKTSCEMQESEKSKRVGNNGFRKVCFWEFHNFHMLLGSDLLIFSNEKYVAVSLHLWDVSRQVTPLNWLEAWLDNVMASVPELAICYHQNGVVQGYELLKNDDIFLLKGVSDDGTPAFHPQVVRQNGLAVLRFLQANCKQDPGAYWLYKGAEEDVIQLYDLSILPEKHTAGDHRSPCGPMSSFINKGRKESLLSLGTLLYRVAHRMSLSKVPSNKARCAQFFRKCLDFLSEQDHLVVRACAHEQFARLILKCYEELELELTSESFMIESEVTLTDLDDDSPELRLENLPSKQNVLPEISKNEPAALDDMLECSPLVSSGTTDSLVEPSHVDDGSSSSVAKVDISMDSLVMCRTGISKTIADAISSKLAAIHHISQAIKSLRWNRQLQNNQDGCDDSADTIWERSVDFSLCRCGDVDCIEVCDIREWLPKSKMDHKLWKLVLLLGESYLALGEAYKNDGQLQRTLKVVELACLVYGSMPGHLDGDEFISSMSCSLGQEDVDLKTKLVLDEAGYCKDTECFSYEISSQRLPPNYLFWAKAWMLVGDVYAEYHRLSAQQAKVVPEQKSRGEVRMSNEVALEVKRLKRKLGKDKQNCGTCSLINCSCQSDRASSGSSASSSSPEASTIYGRKKNKKSLGRNPQSQYKVTEENPMAQEATQGSEKQQDSVKDTCNGNNSVSDDDVDHHNHARENQSRNMDGVPDKSHTSIPTVRDGGIFKILGGPKPGDVEYNLSSAIHCYGAAKGALFAYPVRSAEISTVLKKRGWAFNELGRCRLETRNLSSAEIAFADAIRAFQEVYDHTNVILINCNLGHGRRALAEECVSRIDEFQKFDLPEGTYMQSFKSAKSEYFQAINYYSTAKRQLKYVNTEVDKVLYHEVYTQYAHTYLRLGMLLARESFLADSYEGGLIDDSSNRTVLEISASDAFREALSTYESLGEHRKQEAAFGHFQLACYQRDLCLRSLDLVDKEVKQKNDDKYRQKSKWYGSRAEKNWQKALEFYGPKTHPTMFLNILMALSALCINISNSFHSTSMLETALGHLLEGRQVVEANEDYSNDVDLDIKPKFWSQLQSLLKRMLAASLPSSTGRVASGAQSSTSNNEAAKLKEMYRLSLKSSSLGQLHALHKLWIS; encoded by the exons TATGACAGTGGACTTGTCAACCAGAACTTATCAAAGAAGTGTGAAGCACTAGCTGTGTCAGGTTTAGCGGAATATGGTGATGAGATAGATGTGATTGCCCCTGCTGATATTCTGAAGCAGATTTTCAAAATACCATACTCCAAGGCACAGGTATCCATTGCTGTGAACCGTATAGGAGATACACTCATTCTGAACACAGG GCCTGATGTTGATGAAGGTGAAAAGATATTTAGAAGACAAAACAACCAGCCTAAAGGATCTGATCCAtcgatttttctgaatttcgCGATGCACTCCGTGCGAGCAGAAGCTTGTGATTGCCCCCCAAGTCATCAACCTTCACAGGAGAAGCAAACAGCCTCAGCAGTCTTACGTGGACCCTTTGGCTGTAGGGAGGGTTCTTTTGATTCGCCACCATCATCTAGTTTTAGCACGTCACCATATCTGGATCAGAATGATAGTAAAAGTAGAAAAGGTCCACATGGTACTCATGAAAGCCTGTACTTAGGAGCAAGGAAAAATAAGCAAAAAACAAAAGGATCTGATCCTATAAAAAAAACCACTCGTGTTGGAGAAAAAACCAGCTGTGAGATGCAAGAATCTGAGAAGAGCAAGAGAGTGGGAAACAATGGATTCCGGAAGGTTTGCTTTTGGGAATTCCACAATTTCCATATGCTTTTGGGTAGTGACTTGCTCATATTTAGTAATGAGAAATATGTTGCAGTCAGCTTGCACCTATGGGATGTTTCTAGACAG GTTACTCCACTGAACTGGCTTGAAGCTTGGCTCGACAATGTGATGGCAAGTGTTCCAGAATTGGCCATATGTTATCATCAGAATGGTGTTGTTCAAGGTTATGAGCTTTTAAAGAATGATGATATATTTCTACTTAAGGGTGTCTCAGATGATGGCACACCTGCATTTCATCCACAAGTTGTCCGGCAAAATGGCCTCGCTGTCCTAAGGTTCCTTCAGGCTAACTGTAAGCAAGACCCTGGTGCATATTGG CTGTACAAAGGCGCTGAAGAAGATGTCATACAGTTATATGATCTGTCTATCTTGCCTGAAAAACATACAGCTGGTGATCATAGATCTCCATGTGGTCCTATGTCATCCTTTATAAACAAGGGGAGAAAGGAGTCATTGTTGTCTTTGGGTACACTCCTTTATCGTGTTGCTCACAGGATGTCCTTATCTAAG GTGCCTAGTAATAAAGCAAGATGTGCACAGTTCTTCAGGAAATGTTTGGACTTTCTCAGTGAGCAGGATCACCTG GTTGTCCGGGCATGTGCTCATGAACAGTTTGCCAGGCTCATCCTGAAATGCTATGAGGAGTTGGAATTGGAATTGACATCTGAATCATTTATGATTGAATCTGAAGTCACCCTTACTGATCTGGATGATGATTCTCCAGAGTTGAGACTCGAGAATTTACCATCAAAACAAAATGTATTGCCAGAGATTAGCAAGAACGAGCCAGCAGCGTTAGACGATATGTTGGAATGTTCACCATTGGTGTCTTCTGGTACAACAGATAGTTTAGTAGAACCAAGCCATGTTGATGATGGTTCTTCATCTTCCGTTGCAAAAGTAGACATTTCTATGGATAGCTTGGTAATGTGCCGGACGGGAATATCAAAAACAATTGCTGATGCGATCTCCTCTAAATTGGCTGCCATACACCACATATCTCAAGCTATCAAATCCCTTAGATGGAATCGTCAACTGCAGAACAATCAGGATGGTTGCGACGACAGCGCAGATACCATTTGGGAGAGGTCAGTCGACTTCTCTTTATGCCGATGTGGTGATGTTGATTGTATTGAAGTCTGTGATATTAGGGAGTGGCTGCCAAAATCGAAAATGGATCATAAGTTGTGGAAACTTGTTCTCTTGCTTGGGGAATCTTATTTGGCACTTGGAGAGGCATACAAGAAtgatgggcagcttcagcgcaCCCTTAAAGTTGTTGAATTAGCATGTTTGGTTTATGGGTCTATGCCTGGACATCTTGATGGTGATGAGTTCATCTCATCCATGTCCTGTTCATTGGGCCAGGAAGATGTTGATCTAAAAACCAAACTTGTACTGGATGAGGCAGGCTATTGTAAGGACACCGAATGCTTCAGCTATGAAATTTCTTCCCAACGGTTGCCACCCAATTATTTATTTTGGGCAAAGGCATGGATGCTTGTTGGTGATGTCTATGCAGAATATCACAGATTGAGTGCTCAGCAAGCAAAGGTAGTACCAGAACAAAAGTCTCGTGGTGAAGTTAGAATGTCGAACGAAGTAGCATTGGAAGTCAAACGTCTTAAGAGAAAATTGGGAAAGGATAAGCAGAACTGTGGCACATGCTCTTTGATAAACTGTAGCTGCCAAAGTGACAGGGCAAGTAGTGGAAGCAGTGCAAGTAGCAGTAGTCCTGAGGCCTCCACAATCTATGGtcgaaagaaaaataaaaaatcactTGGCAGGAACCCTCAATCACAATATAAAGTAACCGAGGAGAACCCTATGGCACAGGAAGCTACACAAGGTTCTGAAAAGCAGCAGGATAGTGTGAAAGATACGTGTAATGGAAACAATTCAGTATCAGATGATGATGTTGATCACCACAATCATGCTAGGGAAAATCAGTCTAGAAATATGGATGGTGTTCCCGATAAATCTCACACAAGTATTCCCACTGTGAGGGATGGTGGCATCTTCAAGATCCTGGGTGGTCCCAAACCAGGAGATGTTGAGTACAACTTGTCTTCTGCTATTCACTGTTATGGTGCAGCCAAGGGAGCATTGTTCGCATATCCTGTGCGTTCAGCAGAAATTTCCACTGTTCTTAAGAAGAGAGGCTGGGCATTTAATGAACTGGGCCGCTGTAGACTTGAGACTAGAAATCTTAGTAGTGCTGAGATTGCTTTTGCAGATGCTATTAGAGCATTTCAGGAGGTCTATGATCACACAAATGTTATATTGATCAACTGCAacttaggtcatggtaggagaGCATTAGCAGAGGAATGTGTGTCCAGGATTGATGAATTTCAGAAGTTTGATCTTCCTGAAGGCACATATATGCAATCATTTAAGTCAGCCAAGTCAGAATATTTTCAAGCAATAAACTACTATTCAACAGCTAAGAGGCAACTGAAGTATGTAAATACTGAGGTTGATAAAGTACTGTACCATGAGGTTTATACACAGTATGCCCATACCTACCTGAGACTTGGTATGCTTTTGGCAAGGGAAAGCTTCTTAGCTGACAGTTATGAAGGCGGACTCATTGATGACTCGTCTAACAGAACAGTTCTAGAGATTTCAGCAAGTGATGCTTTTCGGGAGGCTTTGTCTACTTATGAATCCCTTGGTGAGCATCGCAAACAGGAAGCTGCTTTTGGTCATTTTCAGCTGGCTTGTTATCAGAGGGATCTGTGCTTAAGATCTCTGGACTTAGTTGACAAGGAGGTTAAACAGAAAAATGACGATAAATATCGTCAGAAAAGCAAGTGGTATGGTTCCCGAGCAGAGAAGAACTGGCAGAAGGCTTTAGAATTCTATGGTCCGAAGACACATCCTACTATGTTTCTTAATATCCTTATGGCACTGTCTGCCCTTTGCATTAATATCTCTAATTCCTTTCACTCAACTTCG ATGCTTGAAACTGCACTGGGTCACTTGTTGGAAGGGCGGCAGGTGGTCGAGGCAAATGAAGACTACTCCAACGATGTGGATCTGGACATAAAGCCAAAGTTCTGGAGCCAACTGCAGAGCCTGCTGAAGAGGATGCTGGCTGCATCGCTACCTAGCAGCACTGGCAGA
- the LOC120708823 gene encoding uncharacterized protein LOC120708823 isoform X2: MLPLETDLNTLPMIPNIPEKVFPNDAKNTEGLRYDSGLVNQNLSKKCEALAVSGLAEYGDEIDVIAPADILKQIFKIPYSKAQVSIAVNRIGDTLILNTGPDVDEGEKIFRRQNNQPKGSDPSIFLNFAMHSVRAEACDCPPSHQPSQEKQTASAVLRGPFGCREGSFDSPPSSSFSTSPYLDQNDSKSRKGPHGTHESLYLGARKNKQKTKGSDPIKKTTRVGEKTSCEMQESEKSKRVGNNGFRKVCFWEFHNFHMLLGSDLLIFSNEKYVAVSLHLWDVSRQVTPLNWLEAWLDNVMASVPELAICYHQNGVVQGYELLKNDDIFLLKGVSDDGTPAFHPQVVRQNGLAVLRFLQANCKQDPGAYWLYKGAEEDVIQLYDLSILPEKHTAGDHRSPCGPMSSFINKGRKESLLSLGTLLYRVAHRMSLSKVPSNKARCAQFFRKCLDFLSEQDHLVVRACAHEQFARLILKCYEELELELTSESFMIESEVTLTDLDDDSPELRLENLPSKQNVLPEISKNEPAALDDMLECSPLVSSGTTDSLVEPSHVDDGSSSSVAKVDISMDSLVMCRTGISKTIADAISSKLAAIHHISQAIKSLRWNRQLQNNQDGCDDSADTIWERSVDFSLCRCGDVDCIEVCDIREWLPKSKMDHKLWKLVLLLGESYLALGEAYKNDGQLQRTLKVVELACLVYGSMPGHLDGDEFISSMSCSLGQEDVDLKTKLVLDEAGYCKDTECFSYEISSQRLPPNYLFWAKAWMLVGDVYAEYHRLSAQQAKVVPEQKSRGEVRMSNEVALEVKRLKRKLGKDKQNCGTCSLINCSCQSDRASSGSSASSSSPEASTIYGRKKNKKSLGRNPQSQYKVTEENPMAQEATQGSEKQQDSVKDTCNGNNSVSDDDVDHHNHARENQSRNMDGVPDKSHTSIPTVRDGGIFKILGGPKPGDVEYNLSSAIHCYGAAKGALFAYPVRSAEISTVLKKRGWAFNELGRCRLETRNLSSAEIAFADAIRAFQEVYDHTNVILINCNLGHGRRALAEECVSRIDEFQKFDLPEGTYMQSFKSAKSEYFQAINYYSTAKRQLKYVNTEVDKVLYHEVYTQYAHTYLRLGMLLARESFLADSYEGGLIDDSSNRTVLEISASDAFREALSTYESLGEHRKQEAAFGHFQLACYQRDLCLRSLDLVDKEVKQKNDDKYRQKSKWYGSRAEKNWQKALEFYGPKTHPTMFLNILMALSALCINISNSFHSTSMLETALGHLLEGRQVVEANEDYSNDVDLDIKPKFWSQLQSLLKRMLAASLPSSTGRVASGAQSSTSNNEAAKLKEMYRLSLKSSSLGQLHALHKLWIS, translated from the exons TATGACAGTGGACTTGTCAACCAGAACTTATCAAAGAAGTGTGAAGCACTAGCTGTGTCAGGTTTAGCGGAATATGGTGATGAGATAGATGTGATTGCCCCTGCTGATATTCTGAAGCAGATTTTCAAAATACCATACTCCAAGGCACAGGTATCCATTGCTGTGAACCGTATAGGAGATACACTCATTCTGAACACAGG GCCTGATGTTGATGAAGGTGAAAAGATATTTAGAAGACAAAACAACCAGCCTAAAGGATCTGATCCAtcgatttttctgaatttcgCGATGCACTCCGTGCGAGCAGAAGCTTGTGATTGCCCCCCAAGTCATCAACCTTCACAGGAGAAGCAAACAGCCTCAGCAGTCTTACGTGGACCCTTTGGCTGTAGGGAGGGTTCTTTTGATTCGCCACCATCATCTAGTTTTAGCACGTCACCATATCTGGATCAGAATGATAGTAAAAGTAGAAAAGGTCCACATGGTACTCATGAAAGCCTGTACTTAGGAGCAAGGAAAAATAAGCAAAAAACAAAAGGATCTGATCCTATAAAAAAAACCACTCGTGTTGGAGAAAAAACCAGCTGTGAGATGCAAGAATCTGAGAAGAGCAAGAGAGTGGGAAACAATGGATTCCGGAAGGTTTGCTTTTGGGAATTCCACAATTTCCATATGCTTTTGGGTAGTGACTTGCTCATATTTAGTAATGAGAAATATGTTGCAGTCAGCTTGCACCTATGGGATGTTTCTAGACAG GTTACTCCACTGAACTGGCTTGAAGCTTGGCTCGACAATGTGATGGCAAGTGTTCCAGAATTGGCCATATGTTATCATCAGAATGGTGTTGTTCAAGGTTATGAGCTTTTAAAGAATGATGATATATTTCTACTTAAGGGTGTCTCAGATGATGGCACACCTGCATTTCATCCACAAGTTGTCCGGCAAAATGGCCTCGCTGTCCTAAGGTTCCTTCAGGCTAACTGTAAGCAAGACCCTGGTGCATATTGG CTGTACAAAGGCGCTGAAGAAGATGTCATACAGTTATATGATCTGTCTATCTTGCCTGAAAAACATACAGCTGGTGATCATAGATCTCCATGTGGTCCTATGTCATCCTTTATAAACAAGGGGAGAAAGGAGTCATTGTTGTCTTTGGGTACACTCCTTTATCGTGTTGCTCACAGGATGTCCTTATCTAAG GTGCCTAGTAATAAAGCAAGATGTGCACAGTTCTTCAGGAAATGTTTGGACTTTCTCAGTGAGCAGGATCACCTG GTTGTCCGGGCATGTGCTCATGAACAGTTTGCCAGGCTCATCCTGAAATGCTATGAGGAGTTGGAATTGGAATTGACATCTGAATCATTTATGATTGAATCTGAAGTCACCCTTACTGATCTGGATGATGATTCTCCAGAGTTGAGACTCGAGAATTTACCATCAAAACAAAATGTATTGCCAGAGATTAGCAAGAACGAGCCAGCAGCGTTAGACGATATGTTGGAATGTTCACCATTGGTGTCTTCTGGTACAACAGATAGTTTAGTAGAACCAAGCCATGTTGATGATGGTTCTTCATCTTCCGTTGCAAAAGTAGACATTTCTATGGATAGCTTGGTAATGTGCCGGACGGGAATATCAAAAACAATTGCTGATGCGATCTCCTCTAAATTGGCTGCCATACACCACATATCTCAAGCTATCAAATCCCTTAGATGGAATCGTCAACTGCAGAACAATCAGGATGGTTGCGACGACAGCGCAGATACCATTTGGGAGAGGTCAGTCGACTTCTCTTTATGCCGATGTGGTGATGTTGATTGTATTGAAGTCTGTGATATTAGGGAGTGGCTGCCAAAATCGAAAATGGATCATAAGTTGTGGAAACTTGTTCTCTTGCTTGGGGAATCTTATTTGGCACTTGGAGAGGCATACAAGAAtgatgggcagcttcagcgcaCCCTTAAAGTTGTTGAATTAGCATGTTTGGTTTATGGGTCTATGCCTGGACATCTTGATGGTGATGAGTTCATCTCATCCATGTCCTGTTCATTGGGCCAGGAAGATGTTGATCTAAAAACCAAACTTGTACTGGATGAGGCAGGCTATTGTAAGGACACCGAATGCTTCAGCTATGAAATTTCTTCCCAACGGTTGCCACCCAATTATTTATTTTGGGCAAAGGCATGGATGCTTGTTGGTGATGTCTATGCAGAATATCACAGATTGAGTGCTCAGCAAGCAAAGGTAGTACCAGAACAAAAGTCTCGTGGTGAAGTTAGAATGTCGAACGAAGTAGCATTGGAAGTCAAACGTCTTAAGAGAAAATTGGGAAAGGATAAGCAGAACTGTGGCACATGCTCTTTGATAAACTGTAGCTGCCAAAGTGACAGGGCAAGTAGTGGAAGCAGTGCAAGTAGCAGTAGTCCTGAGGCCTCCACAATCTATGGtcgaaagaaaaataaaaaatcactTGGCAGGAACCCTCAATCACAATATAAAGTAACCGAGGAGAACCCTATGGCACAGGAAGCTACACAAGGTTCTGAAAAGCAGCAGGATAGTGTGAAAGATACGTGTAATGGAAACAATTCAGTATCAGATGATGATGTTGATCACCACAATCATGCTAGGGAAAATCAGTCTAGAAATATGGATGGTGTTCCCGATAAATCTCACACAAGTATTCCCACTGTGAGGGATGGTGGCATCTTCAAGATCCTGGGTGGTCCCAAACCAGGAGATGTTGAGTACAACTTGTCTTCTGCTATTCACTGTTATGGTGCAGCCAAGGGAGCATTGTTCGCATATCCTGTGCGTTCAGCAGAAATTTCCACTGTTCTTAAGAAGAGAGGCTGGGCATTTAATGAACTGGGCCGCTGTAGACTTGAGACTAGAAATCTTAGTAGTGCTGAGATTGCTTTTGCAGATGCTATTAGAGCATTTCAGGAGGTCTATGATCACACAAATGTTATATTGATCAACTGCAacttaggtcatggtaggagaGCATTAGCAGAGGAATGTGTGTCCAGGATTGATGAATTTCAGAAGTTTGATCTTCCTGAAGGCACATATATGCAATCATTTAAGTCAGCCAAGTCAGAATATTTTCAAGCAATAAACTACTATTCAACAGCTAAGAGGCAACTGAAGTATGTAAATACTGAGGTTGATAAAGTACTGTACCATGAGGTTTATACACAGTATGCCCATACCTACCTGAGACTTGGTATGCTTTTGGCAAGGGAAAGCTTCTTAGCTGACAGTTATGAAGGCGGACTCATTGATGACTCGTCTAACAGAACAGTTCTAGAGATTTCAGCAAGTGATGCTTTTCGGGAGGCTTTGTCTACTTATGAATCCCTTGGTGAGCATCGCAAACAGGAAGCTGCTTTTGGTCATTTTCAGCTGGCTTGTTATCAGAGGGATCTGTGCTTAAGATCTCTGGACTTAGTTGACAAGGAGGTTAAACAGAAAAATGACGATAAATATCGTCAGAAAAGCAAGTGGTATGGTTCCCGAGCAGAGAAGAACTGGCAGAAGGCTTTAGAATTCTATGGTCCGAAGACACATCCTACTATGTTTCTTAATATCCTTATGGCACTGTCTGCCCTTTGCATTAATATCTCTAATTCCTTTCACTCAACTTCG ATGCTTGAAACTGCACTGGGTCACTTGTTGGAAGGGCGGCAGGTGGTCGAGGCAAATGAAGACTACTCCAACGATGTGGATCTGGACATAAAGCCAAAGTTCTGGAGCCAACTGCAGAGCCTGCTGAAGAGGATGCTGGCTGCATCGCTACCTAGCAGCACTGGCAGA